From the genome of Scytonema hofmannii PCC 7110, one region includes:
- a CDS encoding APC family permease produces the protein MKQKKLSHHKSAHGLRPACLSFGEVLAQSFAVIAPTTIPASNIGLIVALSGKGAWLSFLIGLIGLVLVSININQFASRSASPGSLYSYIVKGLGPTAGVICGWSLVLAYLFTGMSVLCGFANFSGILIGQLGIHPSSITLLALGAGIAWYAAYKDIQLSAMAMLWLEGISLALIAVLCAIVWANKGFALDMSQLTLSDVTPGKVATGLVLVMFAFSGFESATSLGDEAKKPLQTIPRSVMGSVILAGLFYISTTYIEVLGFSGTGMSITETEEPLRFLSQQVGMGFLGELIAVGALFSFFACVLGCINPAARIFFMMARHGLFYSKLGNAHSLNRTPHIAVTICSFAIFLVPALMSLFNVKLFESMGYLGAICSYGFLTVYILISLAAPVYLYKIGKLRLHHIVFSVLAVAFMMIPVLGSVGIPGSTMFPVPEAPYDVFPYLFLMYLAVTCGTFVLQRLRSPNIVAEMRQGVEEIHARFSDRDGL, from the coding sequence ATGAAACAAAAAAAATTGTCGCACCATAAAAGTGCTCACGGATTAAGACCCGCTTGTCTCTCTTTTGGGGAAGTTCTAGCTCAATCCTTTGCTGTTATTGCACCTACCACAATTCCTGCATCTAATATTGGTTTGATAGTAGCACTATCGGGAAAAGGAGCGTGGTTAAGTTTTCTCATCGGGTTAATTGGACTGGTCTTAGTCAGTATCAACATTAATCAGTTTGCCAGTCGTTCGGCTTCTCCCGGTTCCCTCTACTCTTACATTGTTAAAGGTTTAGGTCCAACAGCTGGTGTTATTTGTGGCTGGAGTTTGGTGCTGGCATATTTGTTCACGGGAATGTCGGTATTGTGTGGTTTCGCCAACTTCAGTGGAATTTTAATTGGTCAATTGGGTATTCATCCCTCCAGCATTACACTATTGGCGTTGGGTGCTGGAATAGCCTGGTATGCAGCCTATAAAGATATTCAGCTTTCTGCTATGGCAATGCTTTGGCTCGAAGGAATCTCGCTTGCTCTGATTGCAGTATTGTGCGCGATCGTTTGGGCAAATAAAGGTTTTGCTCTAGATATGTCACAACTGACACTTTCTGATGTCACTCCTGGCAAAGTTGCAACGGGATTGGTGTTGGTGATGTTTGCTTTTTCTGGCTTTGAAAGTGCTACATCGTTAGGTGATGAAGCCAAAAAACCGTTACAAACCATTCCCAGATCGGTGATGGGTAGTGTTATTCTGGCTGGGCTATTTTATATATCGACAACATATATTGAAGTGTTAGGTTTTAGCGGTACTGGTATGTCGATTACCGAAACCGAAGAACCTTTAAGGTTTTTATCCCAACAAGTAGGTATGGGATTTTTGGGAGAGTTGATTGCTGTTGGAGCGCTGTTTAGCTTTTTCGCTTGCGTTCTGGGCTGTATCAATCCTGCTGCTAGAATATTCTTCATGATGGCACGTCACGGATTGTTCTACTCCAAGCTGGGTAATGCACACTCCTTGAATCGCACTCCCCATATTGCAGTGACAATCTGCTCGTTTGCAATCTTCTTAGTTCCTGCACTTATGTCCCTATTTAACGTTAAGTTGTTTGAGAGTATGGGTTACCTGGGGGCTATATGTAGTTATGGATTTCTCACAGTTTATATCCTCATTTCTCTTGCTGCACCAGTTTATCTATATAAAATTGGTAAACTCCGCTTGCATCATATCGTTTTCTCTGTGCTAGCGGTTGCGTTTATGATGATTCCTGTATTGGGAAGTGTGGGCATTCCAGGTAGCACAATGTTTCCAGTTCCAGAAGCACCCTATGATGTTTTCCCCTACCTATTCTTGATGTATTTGGCTGTCACTTGTGGTACGTTTGTATTACAGAGACTGCGATCGCCTAATATTGTTGCGGAAATGCGGCAAGGAGTAGAAGAAATTCATGCCCGATTTAGCGATCGTGATGGGCTTTAA
- a CDS encoding cadmium resistance transporter, which produces MGEFITAISTGILAFTATNIDDLLILLLFFSQVNATFTYKHIITGQYLGFFILIVASLSGLFGGLVLSAHWIGLLGLMPIAMGISSLVNGEDSSEDSESETEESEESILSGLVSPQTYSVASVTIANGSDNISVYVPLFASGNSVSFLIVVSIFFLLIGVWCYVAYQLIRQKDIAEILTRYGNDLVPFVLIGLGTFIILKSDALSLNKLIASCFCLTILVKKNDSLS; this is translated from the coding sequence ATGGGTGAATTTATCACTGCAATTAGCACGGGAATCCTTGCCTTTACTGCCACTAATATAGACGACCTTCTCATCCTATTATTGTTTTTTTCTCAAGTAAATGCCACCTTCACTTACAAGCATATTATTACAGGTCAGTATCTAGGTTTTTTTATACTGATTGTTGCTAGTCTTTCTGGTTTGTTTGGGGGGTTAGTTTTATCGGCGCACTGGATTGGATTACTTGGTTTAATGCCAATTGCTATGGGTATTAGCAGTTTGGTGAATGGAGAAGATTCTTCAGAGGACAGTGAATCTGAGACAGAAGAGTCTGAAGAGTCAATTCTGTCTGGTTTGGTTTCTCCTCAAACTTATAGTGTTGCATCTGTAACCATTGCTAACGGTAGCGATAATATCAGTGTCTACGTGCCATTATTTGCTAGCGGCAATTCCGTAAGTTTTTTGATAGTTGTCTCTATCTTTTTTCTATTGATAGGAGTTTGGTGTTATGTAGCTTACCAATTGATTCGTCAAAAAGACATAGCCGAGATTCTGACACGATATGGTAATGACTTGGTTCCTTTTGTATTGATAGGATTGGGAACTTTTATTATTTTAAAAAGTGATGCATTAAG
- a CDS encoding cadmium resistance transporter, whose amino-acid sequence MSGLVSAISTGAAAFGATNIDDIVLLTIFFSQVNETFRRWHIILGQYLGFAVLVLASLPGFFGGLIVPKPWIGLFGLVPILIGIRCLMNKDEDSEKAEEEPEQTQRSVFTKFFNVQIYSVAAVTFANGSDNISIYIPLFASSTLESLLVIIGVFFLLVGALCFAAYQLTNQRAIAEMLSCHGNNFVPFVLMGLGALILIESGVLTPLLSFVKDC is encoded by the coding sequence ATGAGTGGATTAGTAAGTGCAATTAGCACGGGGGCTGCTGCTTTTGGTGCTACCAACATTGATGATATTGTTCTCCTGACAATCTTTTTTTCACAAGTTAACGAGACATTTCGTCGCTGGCATATTATACTTGGTCAGTACTTAGGCTTTGCAGTACTGGTTCTTGCCAGTCTTCCCGGTTTTTTTGGAGGTTTAATTGTACCGAAACCATGGATTGGACTCTTTGGCTTAGTGCCAATCTTAATTGGTATTAGGTGCTTAATGAATAAAGATGAAGATTCGGAAAAAGCTGAGGAAGAACCAGAGCAGACTCAACGCTCGGTTTTTACCAAATTTTTTAATGTACAAATTTACAGTGTTGCTGCTGTGACGTTTGCGAATGGCAGCGATAACATTAGTATTTATATTCCTTTATTTGCTAGCAGCACTTTGGAAAGCTTGCTTGTTATTATAGGAGTCTTTTTTCTACTTGTAGGAGCTTTGTGCTTTGCAGCGTATCAATTAACCAATCAAAGAGCCATAGCTGAAATGCTATCTTGTCATGGCAATAATTTTGTCCCATTTGTCTTGATGGGATTAGGTGCTTTGATTTTGATAGAAAGTGGTGTTTTGACTCCTCTACTTTCTTTTGTCAAGGATTGTTAG
- a CDS encoding sulfite exporter TauE/SafE family protein, with the protein MTILEFSLLVWIGSFTAGFLGALTGLGGGVVIVPLLASVFGVDIRYAVGASLVSVIATSLGAASTYIKKGYTNLRLGMFLEVATTIGALIGALIATFISVKALTIVLAVVLLYSAYLSQQPKLDNLESESPDPLGNYLQLNGSYPAPEGVVSYQVHSVPAGFSVMFVAGVISGLLGIGSGAFKVLAMDQIMRIPFKVSTTTSNFMIGVTAAASTGVYLARGYIDPALSMPVMLGVLPGAFLGARVLIGVKTQTLRIVFSLVLVLMACKMVFNSLTIGAA; encoded by the coding sequence TTGACTATTTTAGAATTTTCATTATTAGTTTGGATAGGGTCATTTACTGCTGGATTTCTAGGGGCTTTAACTGGTTTGGGCGGCGGAGTTGTTATTGTCCCTTTGTTAGCTTCGGTTTTTGGAGTTGATATTAGATATGCAGTCGGTGCTTCTTTAGTGTCCGTCATTGCCACCTCTTTAGGTGCAGCATCTACATATATAAAGAAGGGCTACACAAATTTACGGTTGGGAATGTTTTTAGAGGTGGCAACAACGATTGGGGCTTTAATTGGAGCATTGATTGCTACGTTTATTTCTGTGAAAGCTTTGACTATTGTACTGGCTGTTGTTCTACTTTATTCAGCGTACCTTTCACAACAACCGAAACTTGACAATTTAGAAAGCGAGTCACCCGATCCTTTAGGAAATTATTTACAACTTAATGGTAGTTATCCCGCGCCTGAAGGGGTAGTCTCTTATCAAGTTCACTCCGTTCCGGCTGGATTTAGCGTGATGTTTGTTGCTGGTGTGATTTCTGGTTTATTGGGTATTGGTTCGGGCGCGTTTAAGGTGCTAGCAATGGATCAAATTATGCGTATCCCGTTTAAAGTTTCTACAACCACAAGCAACTTTATGATTGGGGTGACAGCAGCAGCATCCACCGGAGTTTACCTAGCACGAGGTTACATCGATCCTGCATTGTCAATGCCAGTTATGTTGGGGGTATTACCTGGTGCTTTTTTAGGGGCGCGAGTTCTGATAGGGGTTAAAACTCAAACTTTAAGAATTGTGTTCAGTCTTGTGCTGGTTCTAATGGCTTGCAAAATGGTATTTAACAGCTTAACAATAGGGGCAGCGTAA
- a CDS encoding sulfite exporter TauE/SafE family protein — protein sequence MHYLLLPFFSFFVGIVVGLTGIGGASLITPMLIFIFQVPPSVAVSSDVVAATLMKFVGGFKHWQQKTIDLQAVKWLAFGSVPGSLFGVGILHFIKHTGEYNLDRVLLHSIGVMILCVTLSALIQLLLLTFVPNLKFPDLPKFDLETIWGRVLAMSVGAILGCLVGLTSVSSGSMFALVLISFFRLDARKLVGTDISQAAILLFFTSLGHLSLGTVDWGLVLPIWFGSVPGVLLGAKLCEIAPQRPLRFVIYTLLLMVSYKLVSPV from the coding sequence ATGCATTATCTCTTATTACCCTTCTTCAGTTTTTTTGTTGGTATCGTCGTTGGTTTAACGGGAATTGGTGGAGCATCTCTCATAACACCAATGCTGATCTTTATCTTTCAAGTTCCACCCTCCGTTGCAGTCAGCTCTGATGTAGTGGCGGCGACGTTAATGAAATTTGTGGGCGGCTTTAAGCATTGGCAGCAAAAAACTATTGACTTGCAAGCGGTAAAATGGCTGGCGTTTGGCAGTGTTCCTGGTTCCTTGTTTGGCGTAGGAATCCTGCACTTTATCAAGCACACTGGGGAGTACAATCTCGATCGCGTTTTGCTGCACTCGATCGGGGTAATGATTTTGTGCGTCACCTTATCCGCCTTGATACAACTGTTGCTGCTAACATTTGTCCCAAATTTGAAGTTTCCCGATTTACCGAAGTTTGATTTGGAAACTATATGGGGTCGTGTGTTGGCAATGAGTGTAGGAGCGATTTTAGGCTGTTTGGTTGGTTTAACGAGTGTCTCTTCCGGTTCAATGTTCGCGTTGGTGCTGATTTCCTTTTTCCGCTTGGATGCTCGTAAATTAGTGGGTACAGATATTTCACAAGCAGCTATCTTGTTATTTTTTACTTCTCTTGGGCATTTGAGCTTGGGAACTGTTGATTGGGGCTTGGTATTACCAATATGGTTTGGATCAGTACCTGGAGTTCTCCTTGGTGCCAAACTTTGCGAAATTGCACCCCAACGCCCATTGCGATTTGTCATCTACACGCTTTTGCTGATGGTGAGTTACAAGTTAGTTTCTCCAGTGTGA
- a CDS encoding cadmium resistance transporter, which translates to MTTLWAAFTEGIIAFVATNIDDILILLLFFSQVDANFRKRHIIIGQYLGFSAIIIASLPGFFGGLVVPHEFIGLLGLLPIAIGIKKLLSQEEFTEVQTVTSDFKASSSNHPLGSFLVSLLHPQTYKVAAVTLANGGDNISIYIPLFAGNSYASMGVILIIFFVMVGVWCTIAYLLARQEAIAHTLSRYGRVAVPFVLICLGLFIMYERGTIAWLYSHWRN; encoded by the coding sequence ATGACTACGCTTTGGGCAGCTTTCACAGAAGGTATAATTGCTTTTGTAGCAACCAATATTGATGATATCTTAATCCTTCTACTTTTTTTCTCACAAGTAGATGCCAATTTTCGCAAGCGTCATATCATTATTGGTCAATACCTTGGTTTTTCAGCTATTATCATCGCTAGCCTACCAGGATTTTTTGGTGGTTTGGTAGTACCGCACGAATTCATTGGATTGCTCGGATTATTACCTATAGCAATTGGCATTAAAAAGTTGTTGAGTCAAGAAGAATTTACAGAAGTTCAGACAGTAACTAGCGATTTTAAGGCATCTTCATCAAACCATCCTCTGGGGTCTTTTCTAGTCAGTCTTTTGCACCCTCAAACTTATAAAGTAGCAGCAGTCACTCTTGCGAATGGCGGAGATAATATCAGCATCTACATACCGTTATTTGCAGGAAATAGCTATGCCAGTATGGGTGTGATTTTGATTATTTTCTTTGTTATGGTTGGTGTTTGGTGTACGATCGCTTACCTATTAGCTCGTCAAGAGGCGATCGCTCATACTTTAAGCCGCTATGGTAGAGTTGCTGTCCCTTTTGTATTGATTTGTTTGGGTTTATTTATTATGTACGAAAGAGGTACCATCGCATGGCTTTACTCACACTGGAGAAACTAA
- a CDS encoding phosphatase PAP2 family protein: MSQTDFNKQNQSFFDFVKGLLAARWQSLLLLLIGIYLPLQIFGLLARAVLESKGGFPFPWDVPILKAVHSTAGAQLDAIAVVLTKFGSAKFMFPAIGFLGLLLLLQQRLRSLTFLLTTTIGSAIINRTAKEFMHRVRPHLWDSLAPELDFSFPSGHSMMSMTLVASLVVLTWGTIWSWVILIAGSFFVVAIGWTRLYLGVHFPSDIFAGWMVSIAWVIGVSLIIKPHVTKKTAVTEAPTAEETTLLPEEKQILKEKSVTDG; encoded by the coding sequence ATGTCTCAAACTGACTTCAACAAACAAAACCAGTCTTTTTTCGACTTTGTCAAAGGATTACTCGCTGCTCGTTGGCAGTCTCTGCTATTGCTACTTATAGGTATCTACTTACCCCTACAAATCTTTGGGCTTCTAGCAAGAGCGGTTTTGGAAAGCAAAGGGGGTTTCCCATTCCCTTGGGATGTACCCATTCTCAAGGCAGTTCACTCCACAGCAGGAGCGCAACTTGATGCGATCGCAGTGGTGCTGACCAAATTTGGTTCTGCAAAATTTATGTTTCCCGCTATCGGGTTTCTTGGGCTGCTTCTTTTGCTCCAACAACGGTTGCGATCGCTCACTTTTTTGCTAACCACTACTATAGGAAGCGCCATTATCAACCGTACAGCAAAAGAGTTCATGCATAGAGTCCGCCCCCACTTGTGGGATTCACTTGCACCTGAGTTAGATTTTTCATTTCCTAGCGGTCATTCCATGATGAGCATGACACTAGTAGCAAGCTTGGTTGTTTTAACTTGGGGTACGATTTGGTCTTGGGTTATACTGATTGCTGGAAGTTTTTTTGTCGTAGCCATTGGCTGGACAAGACTTTATCTTGGAGTTCACTTTCCCAGCGATATTTTTGCAGGCTGGATGGTTTCAATAGCCTGGGTAATTGGCGTCAGCCTAATTATCAAACCCCATGTCACTAAAAAAACTGCCGTCACCGAAGCGCCAACGGCAGAAGAGACTACATTACTACCAGAAGAAAAGCAGATTTTGAAAGAGAAATCAGTAACGGATGGTTGA
- a CDS encoding DUF1634 domain-containing protein encodes MEKMSFGFWWGSPTLSKSESTQVQLQQFGDTASAVKPEAYRNLTQQDINAATPASHNSELDASNSGTKTLSDLQLEPLLSNLLKYGVLIASAVIFIGGLLYIIRHGSEPAQYQIFKEESFEFRSPVGVIDVIRAGSYRGIIQLGLLLLVAVPILRVVISLFIFLRQGDYTYVVITSIVLTALMCSFLGAF; translated from the coding sequence ATGGAAAAAATGAGTTTTGGTTTTTGGTGGGGTTCACCTACACTTTCCAAAAGTGAATCAACTCAAGTTCAGTTACAGCAATTTGGCGATACGGCTTCAGCTGTTAAGCCAGAGGCTTATCGCAACTTAACTCAGCAGGACATCAACGCAGCTACACCAGCCTCTCATAACTCTGAGCTTGATGCTAGCAACTCCGGTACAAAGACGTTAAGTGATTTACAACTTGAGCCGTTACTTAGCAATTTATTAAAATATGGCGTACTCATTGCTAGTGCTGTCATTTTCATCGGAGGTTTACTCTACATCATCCGCCACGGTAGTGAACCTGCCCAATATCAAATTTTTAAAGAAGAATCATTTGAATTTCGTTCTCCTGTAGGTGTTATAGATGTTATTCGAGCAGGCAGCTATCGTGGAATTATTCAACTTGGACTACTGCTATTAGTTGCAGTTCCTATATTGCGAGTCGTTATTTCTCTATTCATATTTTTACGACAGGGAGATTATACTTACGTTGTTATCACGTCGATTGTCCTCACTGCTCTAATGTGCAGCTTTTTAGGTGCATTTTAG